The Flavobacterium johnsoniae UW101 genomic interval CACAAAAGCGTTAAAAGAATTTGGTTTCTGCACATAAAGGTCCGCCCCCTTAGCAAAGGCATCTTCAATATCCGAAGGATGGTCCCAGGTGGAGAGCATAACGGTGGGAATGCCGCGAAGCTCATCGTCTTTCTTTATTTCTTCCAGCGCCTTTTTACCCCCTTTAACGGGCATATTGACATCTATAAAAATAATATCGGGATCGCTCTGGGATTCATCCCTGAGCGTATCGAGGAGCTCCTGCCCGTTTTCAACAGTCGTTACCTCAGAAGCAATCTTCGCTTCATCCAGGGCATCGATGAATAATTCCTGGTCTTCGGTATCATCCTCGG includes:
- a CDS encoding response regulator, with the protein product MISVDNQDTESPEEKEPVKILLAEDDTEDQELFIDALDEAKIASEVTTVENGQELLDTLRDESQSDPDIIFIDVNMPVKGGKKALEEIKKDDELRGIPTVMLSTWDHPSDIEDAFAKGADLYVQKPNSFNAFVLLLKKVFLLHWAKALLGPVRNLFFVSEKNVGKE